One window of Pseudomonas sp. FP198 genomic DNA carries:
- a CDS encoding alpha/beta fold hydrolase: MSKPRMYLLAGNGSAADWWDDALPHFKRYDVVPLELPGFGNNPQAPCEDLAAYAQALLAATVKGSAIMAVGANALLVLHALQRQPGHFCRSVLLAPVGAFLWQRRLPALMSPLPIRKTIHWLLANKPRLFADKFSRQQWTPAQYQRMGAGYARCRAFVPHWDLVRADTALPLLEWISDPVELVWGDQDKILGVAQAAAWSAILARADLTISLKPGWGHYPWIDSPAQFAAWLESGERGFVAHTKGGRLRLAELAGQPVPAALSINDCGDPRLPDFLRSQPDAVWAVRSSSYGEDQADAANAGLSTTYLREPTHNVPTRIAELSAAGVEEVVVQRFITPRLSGIAFVRHLSVELEWVEGHLESLADGKVSPERAIISRLGESWNSGAFTPAHGLTAEALWQFLQGVLRVFHYVPGDVEWAWDGKQLWLLQYRPISDYGWRRHLTAANIAEILPPQPSVLVEYAQRRAAASIPAIMARWDSRILQDNEPFTAVFGGASYINNDLFLARLADWGISASSYAGEVGGATPHLPWRPLRLLRSLPLFLRMQRIARGHLLTLENGLRRFDRELHELTVQGADGQQLADWFTRFYVFVVQGNLCIASALASSGGDWLGRPPTAYDNLEHSPHRLPWETDPATARPVPTELPLQAFPRWPLAIRLAHGAGLPGLRGYYLQVREWYRDNLMRIFFRLHHAMPAVDRAHWFAPHPDIRSRDGSFWQDGREGTEQASGFLIYPGQAQGILGEDILLEDTLDPGRHAHYQSARAVIARMGGRLSHGSTLLRELRKPSAVLPQVDVAWLGREVVYCDGVLRLVD, from the coding sequence ATGAGCAAGCCGAGGATGTACCTGCTGGCCGGCAACGGTAGCGCTGCCGATTGGTGGGACGACGCGTTGCCGCACTTCAAGCGCTACGACGTGGTGCCGCTGGAGCTGCCCGGCTTCGGCAACAACCCCCAGGCTCCTTGCGAAGACCTTGCGGCCTACGCCCAGGCGTTGCTCGCGGCAACGGTCAAGGGCAGCGCGATCATGGCGGTCGGGGCGAACGCCTTGCTGGTGCTGCACGCCTTGCAACGCCAGCCCGGACACTTCTGCCGCAGCGTATTGCTGGCGCCGGTGGGTGCGTTCTTGTGGCAGCGACGATTGCCGGCATTGATGTCGCCGCTGCCGATTCGCAAGACCATCCACTGGCTGCTGGCGAACAAGCCAAGGCTGTTTGCCGACAAGTTCTCCCGCCAGCAATGGACGCCCGCGCAGTACCAGCGCATGGGCGCCGGCTATGCCCGCTGCCGGGCCTTTGTCCCGCATTGGGATCTGGTCCGCGCCGATACCGCGCTGCCGTTGCTGGAGTGGATCAGCGACCCGGTCGAGCTGGTCTGGGGCGATCAAGACAAGATACTCGGCGTCGCGCAAGCGGCGGCATGGTCGGCCATTCTTGCCCGTGCCGACTTGACCATCAGCCTCAAACCCGGCTGGGGCCACTATCCATGGATCGATTCACCCGCGCAATTCGCCGCCTGGCTGGAGTCCGGCGAGCGCGGGTTCGTCGCGCACACCAAGGGTGGCCGCTTGCGCCTGGCGGAGCTGGCCGGGCAGCCAGTGCCAGCGGCGCTGTCAATCAATGACTGTGGTGATCCACGCTTGCCAGACTTTCTGCGCAGCCAGCCGGATGCTGTCTGGGCCGTGCGTTCCTCCAGTTATGGGGAGGATCAGGCCGATGCGGCCAATGCGGGCTTGAGTACCACCTACTTGCGCGAGCCGACACACAATGTGCCGACACGCATTGCCGAGCTGAGCGCGGCGGGTGTCGAGGAAGTGGTGGTGCAGCGTTTCATCACCCCACGGCTGTCCGGGATCGCCTTTGTGCGTCACCTTTCGGTTGAGCTGGAATGGGTCGAAGGCCATCTGGAGTCGTTGGCCGATGGCAAGGTGAGCCCTGAGCGAGCGATCATTTCCCGTCTCGGCGAATCTTGGAACAGCGGCGCATTCACGCCGGCCCATGGCCTGACCGCCGAAGCGCTGTGGCAGTTTCTCCAAGGCGTGCTGCGGGTCTTCCACTACGTGCCCGGTGATGTCGAATGGGCCTGGGACGGCAAGCAACTCTGGCTGCTGCAATACCGGCCGATCAGCGACTACGGCTGGCGCCGCCACCTGACCGCCGCCAACATCGCCGAGATCCTGCCGCCACAACCCAGCGTTCTGGTGGAGTACGCCCAGCGTCGCGCGGCGGCAAGCATTCCGGCGATCATGGCGCGTTGGGATTCACGGATTTTGCAGGACAACGAGCCTTTCACCGCGGTGTTTGGCGGCGCCTCGTATATCAACAACGACCTCTTTCTCGCCCGGCTGGCCGACTGGGGCATCAGCGCCAGCAGCTATGCCGGCGAGGTCGGTGGGGCAACGCCGCACTTGCCTTGGCGACCGCTGCGCCTGCTGCGGTCGCTGCCGTTGTTTTTGCGCATGCAACGTATCGCTCGTGGCCATCTGTTGACGCTGGAAAACGGTTTGCGACGCTTCGACCGAGAGCTGCACGAACTGACCGTACAAGGCGCGGACGGCCAGCAATTGGCCGACTGGTTTACCCGCTTCTACGTATTCGTGGTGCAGGGCAACCTGTGCATCGCCAGCGCCTTGGCCAGCAGTGGCGGCGACTGGCTGGGGCGGCCACCGACGGCTTATGACAACCTTGAACACAGCCCTCATCGGCTGCCGTGGGAGACCGACCCGGCCACTGCGCGTCCGGTGCCGACGGAGCTGCCATTGCAAGCATTTCCACGATGGCCGTTGGCGATTCGCCTGGCCCATGGCGCCGGCCTGCCGGGGCTGCGCGGTTATTACTTGCAAGTGCGCGAATGGTATCGCGACAACCTGATGCGGATTTTCTTTCGCTTGCATCACGCCATGCCGGCGGTGGACCGGGCCCATTGGTTCGCCCCGCACCCGGACATCCGCAGCCGCGACGGCAGCTTCTGGCAGGACGGTCGTGAAGGCACCGAGCAGGCGAGTGGTTTCTTGATTTACCCGGGGCAGGCTCAAGGTATTTTGGGCGAGGACATCCTGTTGGAGGACACCCTGGACCCTGGTCGCCACGCCCACTATCAAAGCGCCCGTGCGGTGATCGCGCGCATGGGCGGCCGCTTGTCCCACGGCTCGACGCTGCTGCGTGAATTGCGCAAGCCTTCGGCGGTATTGCCTCAGGTGGATGTGGCTTGGTTGGGGCGTGAGGTGGTGTATTGCGATGGGGTGTTGAGGTTGGTGGATTAG
- a CDS encoding TIGR01777 family oxidoreductase, with product MPDFSPLDWAVALLIAQAILGALDTLYHHELTVALPYRHSARLELSIHSLRSCFYGILFLGIAHLAFEGTWAIVIALLFVLEIGLTLWDFVVEDRSRKLPPIERIMHTVLAVNGGAFFALYGVQLAQWASLPSGLSAIDLGWRGWLLTLFAIGVTASGIRDGLAALRMQRQGKPGNPFAGGAYKRVLVTGGTGFIGEALVNQLLDAGHTVSVLARDPLRAAYLFDGRARCLRSLGKLGHDETFDVLINLAGAPVAGPRWSSRRQAQLIASRVDTTEALMTWLKNARHKPALWVQASAIGFYGVRDASESLDESASQGDGFMAELCSRWEASARPATELGVRQVVMRLGVVFGPGGALLPLLIPFRLGFGGRMGDGRQIMSWVHRDDVIQVIARAFEDESLSGTYNLVAPETVSQALFAERVGQALKRPVWFHIPAAPVRALAGEMAQLFFDGQRVVPDRLVQAGYTFRYPTLDAALRDLA from the coding sequence ACTGGGCCGTTGCCCTGCTGATCGCCCAGGCCATCCTCGGTGCGCTGGATACCTTGTATCACCACGAACTCACCGTCGCCTTGCCCTATCGCCACAGTGCGCGGCTGGAACTCTCCATCCACTCCTTGCGCTCGTGTTTCTACGGGATCCTCTTCCTGGGTATCGCGCATCTGGCCTTCGAAGGGACATGGGCGATCGTCATCGCGCTGCTGTTCGTCCTGGAGATCGGCCTGACGCTGTGGGATTTCGTGGTCGAGGACCGTAGCCGCAAACTGCCGCCCATCGAGCGCATCATGCACACGGTGCTGGCGGTCAACGGGGGGGCTTTCTTCGCGCTGTACGGCGTGCAACTGGCGCAGTGGGCGAGTCTGCCGAGCGGCCTGAGCGCCATCGACCTGGGCTGGCGCGGCTGGCTGCTGACCCTGTTCGCCATCGGCGTCACGGCCTCGGGCATTCGCGACGGCTTGGCCGCCTTGCGCATGCAGCGCCAGGGCAAGCCGGGCAACCCGTTTGCCGGTGGTGCCTACAAGCGCGTGCTGGTCACGGGTGGCACCGGGTTTATCGGCGAGGCCCTGGTCAACCAGTTGCTCGACGCCGGGCATACGGTCAGCGTGTTGGCCCGCGATCCATTGAGGGCGGCCTATCTGTTTGACGGCCGCGCCCGCTGCCTGCGTTCGCTGGGCAAGCTGGGCCATGACGAAACCTTCGATGTACTGATCAACCTGGCGGGCGCGCCGGTAGCCGGGCCCCGCTGGAGTTCCAGGCGCCAGGCGCAACTCATCGCCAGCCGGGTCGATACCACCGAAGCCTTGATGACATGGTTGAAGAACGCCCGGCACAAACCGGCGTTGTGGGTTCAAGCGTCGGCCATCGGTTTTTATGGCGTGCGCGACGCCAGCGAAAGCCTCGATGAAAGCGCCAGCCAGGGCGATGGTTTCATGGCCGAACTTTGTTCGCGCTGGGAAGCCTCAGCGCGGCCCGCAACCGAGTTGGGTGTGCGACAGGTGGTGATGCGCCTGGGGGTGGTGTTCGGTCCGGGCGGTGCGTTGCTGCCATTGCTGATTCCGTTTCGCCTGGGGTTCGGCGGCCGGATGGGCGATGGTCGGCAAATCATGAGTTGGGTGCACCGCGACGATGTGATCCAGGTGATCGCCCGTGCCTTCGAGGACGAAAGCCTGAGCGGCACCTACAACCTGGTAGCGCCGGAAACGGTCAGTCAGGCGCTGTTCGCCGAACGCGTCGGCCAGGCGCTCAAGCGCCCGGTGTGGTTCCACATCCCGGCCGCGCCGGTGCGCGCCCTGGCTGGAGAGATGGCCCAGCTGTTTTTCGACGGCCAGCGCGTAGTACCCGATCGTCTCGTTCAGGCCGGTTATACGTTCCGTTACCCGACACTCGACGCTGCCCTGCGCGACCTGGCCTGA